A DNA window from Branchiostoma lanceolatum isolate klBraLanc5 chromosome 17, klBraLanc5.hap2, whole genome shotgun sequence contains the following coding sequences:
- the LOC136423600 gene encoding F-box/LRR-repeat protein 15-like has protein sequence MATGEDLEKLTMLDVLPWEDVLNKHVLPCLSIQDLFQLRQANTQALHLVTTFFNSTFKIDLSPYSSKITADAFKLILGENQVLNVLVLSGCKNWLTDRLLVPVIMRNERLLRLNISNCLHLQSETIQAVAENCHSLTALSLKDCHWLNVPSFLMVAVSCRELEKVDLTSCWEVDDECIMSLVVACKKLTHLSLAKIYGITNQAIDAVAKGCPRLQYLDVQGCWRVNNSAIRNIGEYCKRLQVIKVSDCRDVTEASLARLRLRGVKVDVPAPVGLNLSRVEHTFGRSELVPPLYLQI, from the exons ATGGCGACAGGGGAGGATTTGGAAAA GTTGACAATGTTAGATGTTCTACCATGGGAAGATGTCCTCAACAAGCACGTCCTCCCTTGTCTGTCCATCCAGGACCTGTTCCAACTCCGACAGGCGAACACTCAGGCTCTACATCTCGTCACCACCTTCTTTAACTCAACCTTTAAGATCGACCTGTCTCCTTACAGCAGTAAGATCACCGCAGACGCCTTCAAGTTGATCCTAGGAGAAAACCAAGTGCTGAACGTTCTCGTTTTATCCGGTTGCAAGAACTGGCTTACAGATCGGTTACTAGTCCCAGTTATAATGCGTAACGAAAGACTTTTAAGACTGAATATTTCGAATTGTTTGCACCTGCAAAGTGAGACGATACAGGCGGTGGCGGAAAATTGTCACTCGTTGACAGCGCTGTCCCTGAAAGACTGCCATTGGCTGAACGTGCCGTCGTTTTTGATGGTCGCGGTGAGTTGTCGGGAGCTAGAGAAAGTGGATTTGACCTCGTGTTGGGAAGTTGACGATGAATGCATCATGTCATTGGTGGTGGCGTGCAAGAAGCTCACGCATCTGTCGCTGGCGAAGATCTACGGGATAACAAACCAAGCGATCGACGCTGTAGCGAAAGGTTGCCCCCGGTTACAATATTTAGATGTACAAGGCTGTTGGAGAGTCAACAACTCTGCTATAAG GAACATAGGAGAATACTGTAAACGTCTGCAGGTGATTAAAGTCTCGGACTGTCGGGATGTGACGGAAGCCAGCCTGGCCCGTCTGCGACTACGCGGCGTAAAAGTGGACGTCCCCGCTCCCGTTGGTCTCAATCTGTCCCGGGTAGAACACACGTTTGGTCGCAGCGAGCTGGTCCCGCCGCTTTACCTACAGATCTGA